The genomic region ctcaatttttttttcatcaaacccatacgtgtggggtatctttggataggtattcaaaaattatattgaggttactaatatattttttttctaaactgaatagtttgcgcgagagacacttccaaagtggtaaaatgtgtgtccccccctgtaacttctaaaataagataatgataaaactaaaaaaaatattatgatgtacattaccatgcaatcatccaccgaaaattggtttgaacgagatctagtaagtagtttttttttaataagtcataaatcccctaaatacggaacccttcatgggcgagtccgactcgcacttggccgcttttaggtAATAAAATCATCTTATTTCCCttacttgttttgttttatttttgagtacTAAGTACCTACACGTGCTTCATATTAAAACTTAGAAATCGCGGTCCATGTTCCAGTTCTTTAAGAACAAGAGGCAGCGGAAGGGCAGCAATTTTTTTAGACTAAAATCGCTACTTACATATTAGGTTCTCACTTCACCAGTTCATATATATGAcctgtatataattatattatactactctttgcctgtATGTATGGCCTCCAGAAAGCTATGACAACGACGGTGGAGCTGCAATGTGTTAAAgccataacagactaccgcaccgcgaccttcgTACAGTTGGTACGCCGCACCCagaagtgagagcgagaaagagatatgaGGTCGTGGTCCATGTGAATGGccttttaattaagtattgctAGCCTAAAATAATTTGAACGTAAGCCGTAAGTTTGACAGCCACTAATGTCacttagcgatgtgacgagtccactttttttcaattcgaatcattcgaattgattcggccgctgattcgaattcaaaatcgagttgactcgactcgacgattcgcgtggttcgcgacaaggtcacaggcacaggcgcggagcgagttgagacggcgagttacgcggcagttgttgtaaaaagaaccttcagtgcacggaattaaggtttatttttgaatggccatactagcagtgaactcgagttgggatacttggaatggcgaatcaagcggcagttgttgtaaaatgaaccttcgggtcacggaattaaggtttatttttgaatggtcatagtaccaactcgagttgagacggctaatcgagcggcagttgttgtaaaaagagccttcgggctacattattaaggtttatttttgaatggccttagtagcagtgtgatagcgttgactcggctcgacgagttgttcgccgagttagctagtggcacagattatataatagttcttaccaacagatacttatctctcaaagaaaacgcaaatacctaccgttttgatacctacacaaaaatacaatggactGACCTTCAGCgcgccgctccccgcaccgcgcgcaccggaacaacgctagggttgccgacgcgacGCTTAGAAATTTTAATACGTGTGAAGACCGGTGTCTAATTCGATTGATCAATCTATCATTAGAATTTGCCATAAAGTATATAACAGCATAGCGTTAAATAACTAcatttaagcaagttaagttgcaataatttataatattccgtttatgcgttaGGTTAGTGTTTGCGAAATactcattttaaaaggtcatatgtccctgcagtgaccgcagagtttacgccgttttataaaccacgCAATGAACCCAGCAAGAATTAGTTTTAATAAAACTTCGTGTAATTTAAAACCAGATATAGATTAATGTTacacaataaagaaaaataatagagaACCCATGATTACTTACATGTAATTCATTATAAGATAACCAGAGCATACATGAGTACCTATTTTCCGGTGTAAAATTAAGATCTTACTGTCGATAAAATGATCATTTACCAAGTtagctacctacctatttcaaatagatatctaactataggtacatttgtcgtaataaacactacatgtttaattaaagtaattcaatagtacctacgtagcttgtaactatcgtaaaaattgTCAGTGCGGCGCGCGGTAACGTGCGTacgtgagcgcgtgtggcaaccaactggcttgcttttctaccgtgaacgggaacagaatcgtaggtataaatccgagctcgcgcggagagttccataggcctgctagtggtcgagttgattcgaattgcccatagtcttgattcgaattaactcatctgtaggctgattcgaattattcgaatcagataactcgactcgcccatcgctttGTCACTGACAGTGACATTTGACATAAAATAATCAACATATTTTTACGCGCGGTTTCAGGGCATTCAATTCAATATTCAttgtttttaaatgaaataCCTCACTTTACTAAATAgtcatttaaataattactaaactaaatgtCTTGGAACCAAGTTAAGTGTAAACATCGAGAGGTTCAATTGATCGGAACTCTCAATGGAGGACAAAGCTTCAGGTAAAAGGATATCAGTTTAAATGAAGTTTAACCTTGtgaaatactatttttttactaaattatCTTGTTGTAGATGGACATATAACCAAGAAAATGATGAATGGATCGGGATTTTCTCGAAAACATTGTGGAAATTGCGTCAAAAAGATGATTGCTTACATTACCAAGTCTTGGGTTCCTTGCTGAATAAATCTactaaaaataaagcaaaacaagttAATAACAAAGCGGATGTAAATGAAAGCGGTTTATTTACGAGTTTGATTGATAAGTATTTTCGCTTGGAAGTGGATTTGGGTAGTTATTACAAGAAGTGGTCAGAAAGCGACGAGTTGTTTAAAACGGCCGGGCAGCAGTTCTACGGCATCAGGATGCTGGCGCAGGAGCCTGTGGAGAACCTCTTTTCGTTTATTTGCAGCCAGAATAACCACATATCAAGGTATGTACAATTGCAcatgtgatattttttttttattagtaagtaCTAGTAAAGCACTTTAAGGTACTCTTTATACCTTAAAGTGCTTTAATTTTGGGattcattattaaaattttctgttattttttaaatcaatgcATTCTACTAAACAACCAAAAACGGGAAAGACAGGGGAAGAGTTAACAATGAAACAGAAAGCTGTAAATAGTTGAAACACTATGCATATCTTCCTGCCATTAAtccatatttaattactttatcaatgtaatattatagtacttatatattttgtttaattttattatagacACAATTTTGTGTAGAAAGATAAGTTTTCACACACACGCACATGTTTAATTAACCAGTAGTTGTGTCTATTATTGCAGGATATCAAGCATGGTTGAAAAGTTATGCTCTAACTATGGAGAAGAAATCTGCACCCATGAAGGCACCATATACTATGCTTTCCCTGAAGTTGAAAAGCTGTGTGAGCCAAAGGTAACTTATGCCACCTGTTTAATTCATCAAAATCACTGCTCGCCCTTGGAGTTGGTCAAAAACATATAGTCTTTTCTAAGATACCTGGCATATACGTGAGTAATTGGGACAGTTAACACTGTGACGGGGTAGCATAGGGTCTAGATTAGGGTGTTAGCCGTGATAACTGAAGAATCTACATATTTAgcagtaaaaatatacatatgc from Cydia amplana chromosome 19, ilCydAmpl1.1, whole genome shotgun sequence harbors:
- the LOC134657313 gene encoding N-glycosylase/DNA lyase, whose product is MSWNQVKCKHREVQLIGTLNGGQSFRWTYNQENDEWIGIFSKTLWKLRQKDDCLHYQVLGSLLNKSTKNKAKQVNNKADVNESGLFTSLIDKYFRLEVDLGSYYKKWSESDELFKTAGQQFYGIRMLAQEPVENLFSFICSQNNHISRISSMVEKLCSNYGEEICTHEGTIYYAFPEVEKLCEPKVESQLRELGFGYRAKFIQKSAAQIVEWGGEEWFKSLQEMKYKDAKSELMKLHGIGPKVADCICLMSLHHLEALPVDTHVYQIATHYLPHLRGRKSVTDKMYAEIGDHFRKLYGDLAGWAHTVLFCADLKKFQQNGDDECVKPKKRKK